In Macrobrachium rosenbergii isolate ZJJX-2024 chromosome 4, ASM4041242v1, whole genome shotgun sequence, one genomic interval encodes:
- the LOC136836380 gene encoding probable H/ACA ribonucleoprotein complex subunit 1, producing the protein MVAKILIATLAVALFGMAAADPAADPEPGHLRGGFHGGFGRGFGGFGGFGGHGFGYGAYRGKRSPVAEPEANPEALADPEPEADPGHFGGFGRGFGGFGGFGGFGGHRFGYGGYRGKRSPVAEPEPEAEPGFRGGFHRGFGGFGRGFGGFGHFGGGGYYGLYKEVPESLSVQLALKHRTMMSKTLIATLAVVLFGMAAADPAADPEPGHLRGGFHGGFGRGFGGFGGFGGFGGHGFRYGGYRGKRSPVAEPEANPEALADPEPEADPGHFGGFGRGFGGFGGFGGFGGHRFGYGGYRGKRSPVAEPEPEAEPGFRGGFHRGFGGFGRGFGGFGGFGGHGFGYGGYRGKRSPVAEPEPEADPGFRGGFHRGFGGFGRGFGGFGGFGGFGGFGGGRYYG; encoded by the exons ATGGTGGCCAAG ATTCTCATTGCCACTTTGGCTGTGGCTCTCTTTGGGATGGCAGCAGCTGATCCTGCTGCAGATCCTGAACCAGGTCACCTCAGAGGTGGATTCCATGGAGGTTTCGGCAGGGGCTTCggtggatttggtggatttggtggacatggattcggatatggagcctaccgtggaaagaggagccccGTAGCTGAGCCTGAAGCCAACCCTGAGGCTCTGGCTGACCCAGAACCAGAAGCAGATCCTGGTCACTTTGGAGGATTCGGCcgtggatttggtggatttggaggatttggaggatttggtggacaCAGATTCGGATATGGAGgctaccgtggaaagaggagcccagtagctgaaCCCGAACCCGAAGCTGAGCCAGGATTCCGCGGTGGATTCCACCGAGGTTTTGGAGGATTCGGAAGAGGATTTGGAGGATTCGGTCACTTTGGAGGAGGCGGATATTATGGAT TATATAAGGAGGTCCCAGAGTCCCTCTCAGTACAGTTGGCTCTCAAGCATCGCACCATGATGTCAAAG ACTCTCATTGCCACCTTGGCTGTGGTTCTCTTCGGGATGGCAGCAGCTGATCCTGCTGCAGATCCTGAACCAGGTCACCTCAGAGGTGGATTCCATGGAGGTTTCGGCAGGGGCtttggtggatttggtggatttggtggatttggtggtCATGGATTCAGATATGGAGgctaccgtggaaagaggagTCCTGTAGCTGAGCCTGAAGCCAACCCTGAGGCTCTGGCTGACCCAGAACCCGAAGCAGATCCAGGTCACTTTGGAGGATTCGGCCGTGGTTTtggtggatttggaggatttggaggatttggtggacaCAGATTCGGATATGGAGgctaccgtggaaagaggagcccagtagctgaaCCCGAACCTGAAGCTGAGCCAGGATTCCGAGGTGGATTCCACCGAGGTTTTGGAGGTTTCGGaagaggatttggtggatttggaggatttggaggacatggattcggatatggaggctaccgtggaaagaggagcccagtagctgaaCCCGAACCCGAAGCTGATCCTGGGTTCCGCGGTGGATTCCACAGAGGTTTTGGAGGATTTGGaagaggatttggtggatttggaggatttggtggatttggaggatttggaggaggcaGATATTATGGTTGA
- the LOC136838172 gene encoding rRNA 2'-O-methyltransferase fibrillarin-like, whose translation MMSKTLIATLAVTLFGMAAADPAADPEPGHLRGGFHGGFGRGFGGFGGFGGFGGHGFGYGGYRGKRSPVAEPEANPEALADPEPEADPGHFGGFGRGFGGFGGFGGFGGHGFGYGGYRGKRSPVAEPEPEAEPGFRGGFHRGFGGFGRGFGGFGGFGGGRYYG comes from the exons ATGATGTCCAAA ACTCTCATTGCCACCTTGGCTGTGACTCTCTTCGGGATGGCAGCAGCTGATCCTGCTGCAGATCCTGAACCAGGTCACCTCAGAGGTGGATTCCATGGAGGTTTCGGCAGGGGCTTCggtggatttggtggatttggtggatttggtggacatggattcggatatggaggctaccgtggaaagaggagTCCTGTAGCTGAGCCTGAAGCCAACCCTGAGGCTCTGGCTGACCCAGAACCCGAAGCAGATCCTGGTCACTTTGGAGGATTCGGCcgtggatttggtggatttggaggatttggaggatttggtggacacggattcggatatggaggctaccgtggaaagaggagcccagtagctgaaCCCGAACCCGAAGCTGAGCCAGGATTCCGCGGTGGGTTCCACCGAGGTTTTGGAGGATTTGGaagaggatttggtggatttggaggatttggaggaggcaGATATTATGGTtaa
- the LOC136838181 gene encoding pupal cuticle protein Edg-91-like, producing MISKTLIATLAVALFGMAAADPAADPEPGHLRGGFHGGFGRGFGGFGGFGGRGFGYGAYRGKRSPVAEPEANPEALADPEPEADPGHFGGFRRGFGGFGGFGGFGGFGGHGFGYGGYRGKRSPVAEPEPEADPGFRGGFHRGFGGFGRGFGGFGHFGGGRYYG from the exons ATGATATCCAAG ACTCTCATTGCCACCTTGGCTGTGGCTCTCTTCGGGATGGCAGCAGCTGATCCTGCTGCAGATCCTGAACCAGGTCACCTCAGAGGTGGATTCCATGGAGGTTTCGGCAGGGGCtttggtggatttggtggatttggtggacgtggattcggatatggagcctaccgtggaaagaggagccctGTAGCTGAACCTGAAGCCAACCCTGAGGCTCTGGCTGACCCAGAGCCAGAAGCAGATCCAGGTCACTTTGGAGGATTCCGCcgtggatttggtggatttggtggatttggtggatttggaggatttggtggacacggattcggatatggaggctaccgtggaaagaggagcccagtagctgaaCCCGAACCTGAAGCTGATCCTGGATTCCGCGGTGGATTCCACCGAGGTTTTGGAGGATTTGGaagaggatttggaggatttggtcaCTTCGGAGGAGGCCGTTATTATGGTTAG